The DNA sequence TTTCCAAATCGCGTGAAACTCGTGTTAAATCGCACATAACTCGATCAAAATCGTTTGTAACTTGAAAGGAATCGCACATAACTTTGACCAAATCATGCAAAACTATCAAACTGGCGAGTGAGAACCGTCCCTGTTAGCCTCTGTTAGCCTTCTTGCTTTTTTTTCATCAGTTCCACTTCTACATGGTACACATTCCTATATTTATTTTTTACAGTAAGTACTTTTCCTTTACGGCCTTTTAGCTTAATTCCTTCCTCTTCCTGAGGTACAACATCTCTAATTTGACTTAACAAAAGGTCATTGTCTTCAAAAAATATAACATGATTCATCGTATCACCCATTTCTTTTAAGCTTTGATTATTCTCTGTATGAAATATATGATGAATGTCATCATTCATCACTAACTTTTTTACTTAGGGACTCATCATTTAACCAGATATTTTATCACTACATTTTTAGTGTTAAAATAAACATGTTATTAACTGATGAAGGAGCATACTATGGAAATTATTAGGAAATTAAAGCTAGATAAATATAGTAATATGGCTGTGTTAAATGAACCAGAGGATTATCGCGTATTTGCTGATTATCCAAATACTTTGACGAAGGAACACGACGCTATATTTGTTTTTGTTGAAACAATAGAGGAAATGATGGAAAACATAGATCATATAATAAAAGAAAATAAGCTGTCCGAAAAAGGGTATATTTATATTGCATATCCGAAAAAAGGAAATAAAAGATATCAAACCTTTGTACACAGAGACGAGATTTTTCCTAAGTTGAAGGTTGGAGAAGATGGTTATGTTGGCAATAGCGATGTAAAGTTTTCACGTATGGTTAGTATGGATGATGTATTCACTGTTGTTGGGTTAAAACGTGAAAAAAAGAAAGTACAAAAATCAATTCCATCAAGCCAATGTGTTGCAGATTACGAAGGAATGGTGAAGGATGTTGAGGAATTG is a window from the Evansella cellulosilytica DSM 2522 genome containing:
- a CDS encoding YdeI/OmpD-associated family protein, giving the protein MEIIRKLKLDKYSNMAVLNEPEDYRVFADYPNTLTKEHDAIFVFVETIEEMMENIDHIIKENKLSEKGYIYIAYPKKGNKRYQTFVHRDEIFPKLKVGEDGYVGNSDVKFSRMVSMDDVFTVVGLKREKKKVQKSIPSSQCVADYEGMVKDVEELLQNNKDEFDFYQKLTPGYKKDWARFIFSAKQQKTRDKRKEQMIEVLSQGYKTMDLYRQKKK